From Fusarium oxysporum f. sp. lycopersici 4287 chromosome 10, whole genome shotgun sequence:
GGAGGTCGCTTCAGTCTCAAGACGGGTGAGATTCTCGATGAGTATGGTGGATGGACGTCGGGTAATGACTCAGCTTATGAGTACCTCATTAAGATGTATGTCTATGATCCAGACAGGTTCAGCCATTACGGTGAACGTTTCACTCTGGCGGCCGACTCTACCATCAAGCATCTGATCTCTCATCCATCGTCGCGACCCGACTTGACCATGGCAGCCGCATTCACCGGTAGGCAGCAAGTCAATTATACCGAATTCCTCGCATGTTTCATCGGCGGATCATTCATTCTCGGAAGTTCAGCCCTAGACCGCCCAGACTGGCTCGACTACGGCCTCTCCTTCAGCGAATACTGCGCCAACGGCTACCGCTACACAGCATCCGGCATTGGTCCAACCCTCTACAGCTGGGATCTCAACGAACTAGCACAGCCCGAGAACAAAAACCAGACCGCCTTCTACAACCGCGCGGGCTTCTTCATCCAGGAGGGAATCTTCCAGGGCGGCCAGGCACCCGAGGCCGTGGAGAGCTGGTACTACGCCTACCAGAAGACGCACGACCAGTACTGGCGCGACGTGGCGTGGGCGTACACCCTAGCGCAGAACAGGACGATGCGCGTTGGCGGGGGGTTCGCTAGCATCAACAACGTGCTGTCTCCGTCTGGGGACGGAGTGCGCGGCGGCATCATGGCTAGCTTCATGCTCGCTGAGACGCTCAAGTACATGTGGCTAATCCAGACGGAGAACAAGGGCGAATGGGACGTCTTGGAGGGAGGGGAGAATCTGTTTGTTTACAATACTGAGGCTCACCCGCTACGGGTTGCTGCGAAGAAACCTGTTTAACCTTGTTTTTAGAGATTCAGCCTAGCATTGAGCGTGGCGCTTTTTGGCGTCTCACTGCCTCCGCTGGTAGATTCAGTCTCCGAAGGTGGCGGAGGCAAGTTAAAACATTGTTTTGTGACAATAGAAAATGTTTAATTGCAGGCTTTGCCAATACTAGCTGAACCAAACTCTTTTCCGTCACTTTTTGGGTGATTATGTGTCAGAAGACGGTGAGGTGGCTTTCCTGTTTCGCTTAAAAACACCCAATATTGTCTGGTTGGCGCTGCCAAGAGCCCCATAAGGCTGATGTGCCTCAAAGCATATTGGGCGATGGGAATGTGCATTTTCAGCTTTGGCTACTAGCGCATAACAAGCTCAATGGAGGTCCCTACTGCCGGGTCTAGATTCTGGGAGGGGAAGAGGGAGCTTGCCGAGCTGAGAGGATGCATGTATAAGAGGCAATGGCCACATCTTGTGTTACGGAATCAGCAGAATAGAGCATCACAAGAGATCTTGACAATTTCCCTCTGTACTCTACTTACTTTTCTCCTAGCCAATCCATTAGACCTTCCAGTGCAACCATGCGCCTGCTCAAAGGCCTCGTACTAGGTCTACTCCTTGAGAGAGGTCTAGGCCAGACAGACACTCAGCCAGAGGGTGACAGTATTGCAACTGTTGCCGACCCTGTCGAGACAGATCCCGCAGATGTGCCTGCTCCTGACCCGAGTGCTCCATCAGATGGCGGTGCGCTTGATTGAAGCATTTATTTAACTCCCGCTGACAGCAACCAGACATTCCTTCAGATCCCCCAGACCCAGCAGATGATGGACCGACAATCACAATAGATGACCCTCAGCCCACCGATGACGGATCCGATGCCAGAATCCCCGCCCCAGATCCCACTGATGAACCTACCGATGTCGAAGACCCCTCAGCCATTCCTGATGATCCCGCCGAAACAAATACAGACGATGAACAGCTAGCTCCCACTGACCAGCCCGCGCCAACCGACACTGAGCCCGAGCCCACCGCAACAGACGTCGATGCTACGCCGACcaatgatgaggagactCCCCAAGAGACAGATACCAATGGTGAGGAAGCTACGCAGACAGATGGTGACACCGATGCGGCACCCGTCGTTCCAACAGAAGCCTTGAACTCCGCGGCCGAAGAGACCCCAGAGGCAACCCCTCTGGCGTCCGACACCGCAGACGACCAAGTTCCACAGACGACCGAAGAGCCATCGGATGAAGAGACCGAAGAACCGAAAGCTG
This genomic window contains:
- a CDS encoding mannosyl-oligosaccharide alpha-1,2-mannosidase, which produces MMLFSFVLCTFVLSAIASPSTPISEQKLGGLRYPKQRGKHYDYTGFEPNQKKRADDIIDMFRFAWNGYYEHAFPHDSLRPKYNNYTDDRNGWGVTAVDGLDTAILMEQTDIVEIILDFIPTINFTKTNTPEPTTVSLFETNIRYLGGLLSAYDLLKGPFKHLKVNKDNVDALLKQATTLADTLKFAFDTPSGIPFGSLWIENQTSTDENSLEDGTAYAGLAAMGTLVLEWQHLSDLTGDPQYGKLANRAESYWLSPSSEVWPGLTGGRFSLKTGEILDEYGGWTSGNDSAYEYLIKMYVYDPDRFSHYGERFTLAADSTIKHLISHPSSRPDLTMAAAFTGRQQVNYTEFLACFIGGSFILGSSALDRPDWLDYGLSFSEYCANGYRYTASGIGPTLYSWDLNELAQPENKNQTAFYNRAGFFIQEGIFQGGQAPEAVESWYYAYQKTHDQYWRDVAWAYTLAQNRTMRVGGGFASINNVLSPSGDGVRGGIMASFMLAETLKYMWLIQTENKGEWDVLEGGENLFVYNTEAHPLRVAAKKPV